In the genome of uncultured Fibrobacter sp., one region contains:
- a CDS encoding Ig-like domain-containing protein: FTPSYSYELRSNSSLPTDLPKLVGVGGRYGKMPEYNQAFGMSPVAASVTVVANPSKNAVSLTASVKNNSGASIKKVDFYIGTTLVGSATSSPYTVNVSDVSGGTYSAIAVATDANGLEGVSTYMTFNVSGEHVPTVGTLTKNGAGSSNQRITLGESIVAFSYVWGNSEGVTVTGLPNGVSYSINESENRVSISGTPTEAGEYVYTIVTVGADSNASVVRTISVIDPNAPASSSSGEESTTFGNRSLNIATEAETSLYRIFDMQGRPLFVGGHKPAKMPAARVVVVEYTKNGALKRRYIQ, translated from the coding sequence TCTTTACGCCTTCTTATTCTTACGAACTACGCAGCAATTCAAGCCTTCCTACCGACCTCCCGAAACTTGTGGGCGTGGGTGGCCGCTACGGCAAGATGCCTGAATACAATCAGGCTTTTGGAATGAGTCCGGTCGCAGCCTCTGTAACGGTTGTCGCGAATCCTTCGAAAAATGCGGTTTCCTTGACGGCGTCCGTGAAGAACAATAGCGGCGCTTCCATCAAGAAGGTTGATTTCTACATCGGAACGACGCTTGTGGGTTCTGCAACATCAAGCCCGTACACGGTGAATGTGTCGGATGTTTCTGGCGGCACCTATAGCGCCATCGCCGTGGCGACGGATGCGAATGGACTTGAAGGCGTTTCCACGTACATGACTTTCAATGTTTCCGGTGAACATGTACCGACGGTGGGGACGCTCACCAAGAACGGGGCGGGTTCCTCGAACCAGCGGATTACCTTGGGTGAATCCATTGTGGCGTTCAGCTACGTATGGGGAAATTCCGAAGGCGTGACCGTAACGGGACTTCCGAATGGTGTCAGTTACTCAATTAACGAAAGCGAAAATCGTGTGTCGATCTCAGGAACTCCGACGGAAGCAGGCGAGTACGTCTACACCATCGTAACGGTCGGTGCCGACTCGAATGCCTCGGTAGTACGCACGATTTCCGTTATCGATCCGAATGCTCCAGCAAGTTCTTCGAGCGGCGAGGAATCAACAACCTTCGGTAATCGGTCCCTGAACATTGCAACCGAGGCTGAAACCTCCCTCTATCGCATCTTCGATATGCAGGGACGCCCGTTGTTTGTTGGCGGACATAAACCGGCGAAGATGCCTGCTGCCCGTGTCGTCGTGGTGGAGTATACAAAAAACGGCGCCCTCAAACGCCGCTACATACAGTAG